From the genome of Solidesulfovibrio carbinolicus, one region includes:
- a CDS encoding nucleotidyl transferase AbiEii/AbiGii toxin family protein, with translation MDVFSPMLDILPQAQRRLWPELDATPGQFTLYGGTALALRLGHRVSVDFDFFSNEPFDPRRLARDVPYLLDAEQVQVAANTLTCRVDRGGPVLVSFFGALGLGQVAPRQQALGSKVWAASLADIAGTKVAVVQQRAEAKDYRDIDTLLRHGLDLATALAAGRVVYGASFNPLISLKALSYFDDVPTLPEDVRARLRAAVAGVDPGRLPVLAPFKPRPGPESESRP, from the coding sequence ATGGACGTTTTCTCCCCAATGCTGGACATCCTGCCGCAGGCCCAGCGCCGGCTGTGGCCGGAACTTGACGCCACCCCCGGGCAGTTCACCCTCTACGGCGGCACGGCCCTGGCACTGCGCCTGGGGCACCGCGTTTCGGTTGATTTCGACTTTTTTTCCAATGAGCCTTTTGACCCCAGGCGGCTCGCCCGGGACGTACCGTATCTGCTGGACGCCGAACAGGTGCAGGTTGCGGCCAACACCCTGACCTGCCGGGTGGATCGCGGCGGGCCGGTGCTGGTTTCGTTTTTTGGCGCACTTGGTCTCGGACAGGTCGCGCCAAGGCAGCAGGCCCTGGGGAGCAAGGTCTGGGCCGCCTCCCTGGCGGACATCGCCGGAACCAAAGTCGCGGTGGTGCAGCAACGGGCCGAGGCCAAGGACTACCGCGACATCGACACCTTGCTGCGCCATGGACTCGACTTGGCCACGGCCCTGGCCGCCGGACGGGTCGTGTACGGCGCAAGCTTCAATCCCCTGATTTCGCTTAAGGCGCTCAGCTATTTCGACGATGTGCCGACCTTGCCGGAGGACGTGCGCGCACGTTTGCGCGCCGCCGTGGCCGGTGTGGACCCTGGGCGGCTGCCGGTGCTCGCGCCTTTCAAGCCAAGGCCCGGGCCCGAGTCGGAGTCCCGCCCATGA
- the metW gene encoding methionine biosynthesis protein MetW, giving the protein MRYDLSIIASWIEPGSKVLDLGCGSGDLLHILSVDKGVRGTGIEREEGKVSQGIEKGLSILHGDINEEVADYPDGHFDYVILSQTLQQVYEPARLIREMLRVGKRGIVSFPNFAYYRIRGQLLFRGRAPVSRELPYEWYDTPNIRVITIRDFRRFCRKEGFAIERETAVSTPHHHEKGAVVTFLPNLLATYGMFMLSRRGA; this is encoded by the coding sequence GTGCGTTATGACCTGTCCATCATCGCCTCCTGGATCGAGCCCGGCTCGAAAGTCCTGGATCTCGGCTGCGGCTCGGGGGATCTGCTCCATATCCTGTCGGTGGACAAGGGCGTGCGCGGCACGGGCATCGAGCGGGAAGAGGGCAAGGTCAGCCAGGGCATCGAGAAGGGACTGTCGATTCTGCACGGGGACATCAACGAGGAAGTGGCCGACTATCCCGACGGCCATTTCGACTACGTGATCCTCTCGCAGACCTTGCAGCAGGTCTACGAGCCGGCCCGGCTCATCCGCGAGATGCTGCGGGTGGGCAAGCGCGGCATCGTGAGCTTCCCCAATTTCGCCTATTACCGCATCCGGGGGCAGCTGCTGTTTCGCGGCCGGGCCCCGGTGTCGCGGGAGCTGCCCTACGAGTGGTACGACACGCCCAACATCCGGGTCATCACCATCCGGGACTTTCGGCGTTTTTGCCGCAAGGAAGGCTTTGCCATCGAACGCGAGACAGCGGTGAGCACGCCGCACCACCACGAGAAGGGCGCGGTGGTGACCTTTTTGCCGAACCTGCTGGCCACCTACGGCATGTTTATGCTGTCCCGGCGGGGGGCGTAG